CTACAAAACAATCACAACTAAATCCGGAGGCGAGGTCTTCATATTCAACAGCTTGCTGGGAAAGAGGATGTAAAACAATCCTCTGATTCTGAGACATCAAGCAAGAAAGAGATCTTTTCCTGTTTATCTGTTCAGTCCAGTTCTTGAGGTTCACTTTTGGAAAACAGGTCGGGCTTCGCGTTGGATTTCGAGCTATCATGAAAGAGAATGGATTTTTGAAGTCAATCTAATGATGCAAGAGGCATTCTTCCATGAGGGTGAAGGACACCAAAAACACCACCTGTCTCGAGGAGGAGTTTTTCCGACGCTCGCCCAAAGAGACGGCGGCATTTCTTGCCCGTTGCTGTCCTATAGTAAGGGCAAATGATATTACGCTATTCTTTCTCGAAACACTTGTGGATTGAGAGATATTTCTCGCTTGAGAAAATGCCCGAGAAGTCAAGATGAGAGATGACGAGCCTCCGAAATAATCTCCTTTGCTTTCTTTTGACACTAAGTTCTCCAGTCGATCAGCCTCCAATTTGATGTATTTGTTCTAGCCTAGCTTTGACAGGAAGCGTTTGATCTAATCTAATAAACCTTGTAGCGTCCGACCTTACTTTTCGAGTAGTTTTATTTTGATGCAACGTTACCCTTTTCGAGTAGATTATTTGTTATGCATATCGCCGACGAGAATCTGCGGGTCTTGAAGTGCTATAATAACCGCAAATGGCGGAGGTAGGTCGTGTGATCTGCATTTTGGTTAACGACATTGATTTTGAGACAGCTTTATCTCCTGTTGAAAGAGCTTTGGAGATGCTAGATGTGAAGTTCAGAACCTGGAAAACCTTTCTGAAGGGATTTCCTGAAGATAAATTCCGTTGCGACGGGCTCATCCTAACGGGCGGTTTTTCGATGAGTGAGTATTTTGAAGGAGTTGCACCTTTGTGGGGAGCCGCTTATGTGAAGAGATTTCCTGGTCCCGTTCTAGGGATTTGTCTGGGAATGCAGATATTGGCCCGGCTTTCTGAGGAATCACTTGTACTATCCAGAGAGCTTGGAGTCTCAAAGATTCGGCTTGATAACTCATGCGAGCTCTTCTCTGGAATGAAATGCGAAGTGGAAGCATATCAACGACATAACTATGGTCTTCCCTATGTTCCTTACGAGTACGACCAGATTGCGTGGGGAGACGCAACTTTTATCCAGGGAATCGCCTCTCAGGACGGAACAAGATTTGGTGTTCAGTTTCACCCTGAAGAAACCGCACTTGGCTCAGAGGAGGAGTTGATAGGGATTTTTTCCAACTTTTCCAGAATTGTTTGTTCTTAATGAGGAATGAATGGGGAGGAGAAAATGAAAATAGGAATTATCGGAGTGGGAAACATAGGCAGTATTTTTGCAAGCAGACTCCTTGGAGAGCTACGAGATCTCGATAAACTCTACTTGTTAGATAGAAATCAAGAGCGTCTTTCAAACTATTCTTCAGAAGACGACAGAGTAGAGATTGCTTCGAGTCCGGATGAAGTTCTTTCAAACTGTACTCATGTGATCATTGCTGTTAAACCTCAGGATTGTCTGGAGCTCTTCTCGGAGATAATTAACGGCAAGAACGCTTGCCCGATTATCATAAGCACAATAACAGGGATAGAGATAAATCTGATTTCTGAAAAGACAGGGTTGAAAAGGATCGCCCGAATCATGCCGAATGTTCCAAGTGCTATTGGTCGTGGAGTTACGGGTTTTGTCTGCTCAAGTTCGCTAACTGGAAGGGATAAGAGAGATGTTGAAAGAATTCTTCTCACGATGGGCGAGATTGTCGAGGTCCGTGAAAATGATCTAGCCGCAGTAACTGCTTTGAGCGGCAGTGGACCGGCCTTTGTTTTTGTCATAGTCGAGTCTCTGATAGACGTAGGTTTGAAGATGGGTCTATCCTACGATGTTGCCAGAGAGCTGATTCTTGGCACTCTGGGAGGTTCTGTTGAGCTTCTGAAGGTGAAGGGGAATCACCCTGGCGAGTTCCGTCATCTTGTAACCTCTCCAGGAGGGACAACCATCGAGGGAATTTACTCACTGGAAAGAGAGGGGTTGAGGGGTACCATAATGAAGGCGTTGTTCGACACTTATCTGAGAGCGAAAGAGATAAACTCCGAGCTGGAGGTGACCAATGATAGAACTTCTAGATAAGGGGGAGAAAGTAAAAGCTGCCTCGAGAAAGCTGAGGTTGCTGAGTACAGATGAGAAGAACGAAGCGATCCTGTCTATCTCCCGAGAACTCGAAGCTCATAAAGAGGGGATCCTGCTGGCCAATTCCATTGATGTTGAGAATTCGAAAAAGAAGGGAATGAAGGAGTCTCTCGTCGATAGACTTGCCCTTTCAGAAGATAGAATAGCGGGAATGATCGAATCATGCAAAAATGTTGTCTCTCTGTCTGACCCGGTCGGCGAAATCGAGAATACATGGGTACAGAAGGATGGGCTGCAAATCTCTAGAGTAAGAGTGCCCATAGGTGCCATAGGTATGATTTATGAATCGAGGCCGAATGTGACGGTCGATGCGTCGATTCTTTCTCTAAAATCCGGCAATTCAGTCCTCCTAAAGGGGGGAAGTGATGCGATTAACTCAAACAAAGCGATTGTCTCGATAATAAAGAAAGCGCTGACTTCGGCAGGACTTCCCGAGGGTTCAGTTGAACTTGTCGAAGACACTTCTCATCAAGCAGTTGAAGAGATGTTGAAGATGAACCAGTACCTTTCTTTGATCATTCCAAGGGGAGGGGCCGGCTTGATTAAGTTCGTCGTCAATAACTCCAGAATACCGGTAATAGAGACTGGAACTGGCAACTGTCACATCTTCATTGATTATAATGCCGATGTCGACAAAGCGGTGATGATAGTTGAAAATGCCAAGACTCAAAGACCCGGAACCTGCAATGCAGTCGAAACACTTCTTGTTCACAGGGCGATTGCTGCTGAGTTCATCCCTCGTGCCGCACAGATCCTGACTGAAAAAGGAGTTGAGCTCAGAGGCTGTACTGAGTCGATAAGATACTGGAAGATGCTACCTGCAACTGAGGAAGACTATGCTACAGAGTTTCTCGATCTCGTTCTGGCGGTGAAGATAGTTGAAGACGTCGATGAGGCGATATCGCATATCGAGAAATACTCAACGGGTCACTCGGAGGCCATCTTAACAAATGATTACGCCAACTCGAGACGTTTTCTGAAAGCTGTGGATTCCGCCGCCGTCTACGTCAATGCATCAACTCGTTTCACAGATGGAGGAGAATTCGGCTTTGGCAGCGAGATTGGCATAAGTACTCAGAAGCTTCATGCTCGAGGCCCGTTTGGCCTGAAAGAGCTCACTAGCTATAAGTACACGATACTGGGTGATAACCAGGTGAGAAAGTAATGTCCAGGATTGTTCTTAAGGTTGGCTCAAATCTGCTGGTAAGAAAGAATGGAGAAATAGACAAGAAGTATATAGCTGAGCTTGCAAGGGAAATCTCTATGCTCAAGGCTAACGACAACCAGGTTGTTCTCGTATCTTCGGGAGCAAAGGCGGCCGGTTTTGGTTATCTTGAAGGAAGGAAACCAATCAGTGACCTCTACATGAAACAGGCTCTTTGTGCAGCGGGTCAGGTTCAGCTTATGAAGCTCTATGAAACAGTCTTTGGTCTTTTTGGTGAGAAGATAGCGCAGATTCTCGTAAACAGGGACGACTTCGGCGACAGAAAAAGGTTCCTTAACTTGAGAAACACTCTGATTGGACTCCTGGAGCTTGGACTGGTTCCTGTAGTCAATGAAAACGACACGACATCCACCGAGGAGATAATGTTTGGAGACAACGACATACTTGCATCTATGTTTGCAATTGGATGGCAGGCAGATTTGCTTGTTCTGATGTCTACCGTTAAAGGAGTGGTGGACGAGAATGGTGAAGTCATCTCAATATTTGATGCGTCCAGGAGACTGAAGAACATAGAAAGCTCGTCGTGGGGTACCGGAGGCATAGATACAAAGATAAGAGCCGCACGGGCCGCATCTGCGAGCGGAATCAGAAGTTGCATATGCAACGGTAGAGAACTAGGGCAGATTGAAGGCTTTGTTAAGGGGAGAGATATTGGAACGGTCTTCACTCCGATAGAGTCGCCCGGCGCTCGCAAGACATGGATTGGATTTCTATCAACTCCGAAGGGGGTAATCAAGATAAATCGAGGAGCCGAGGGCGCAATTAGAAGAGGGAAAAGCCTTCTTGCCGTAGGTGTGGAAGATGTTTCAGGAGACTTTTCTGAGGGAGAGGTAGTAAGCATATCTTCGCTGAAAGGTGAAGAGATTGCCAGAGGAATCTCAAACTTCAGTGCGCTTGAAGTCAAGAAAATCAGGGGAGTGAGGAGCGACAGAATATCCTCAGTACTGGGGCATGACTGCGCAAAAGTAGTAGTTCACATTGATAATTCTTATCGTGTTTAGCTGCGTTCTTCATGAGAACATTTTTTGCCATGCACTCTTCTAGATAATCGTCACGTGATGTTTGGAATGAAATAGTCGTGCTGATCAAAAGTGACAATCCGACTGAAAACAGATTCTTGAGTAAAGCGTACATGTCAATAGAGAGTTTAGATCTATACTGACTTCGGAGTGCTAGTTATGGCAATCTTTAAACCGAGGTTTGTCTATCCCGTTATATACTTTTATTGAAACGATTGCTGGAGGTGAAGTATGTATAGTTTTCCGGACAATCTTTACTCCGATGTGAGAGTTGAGGACGTTTCAAAGAGTGACATCATTGTTACTCTCGGGCGTACTGATAACATGAAAGCGCAGAAGTATGTCGCGGCTTTCATAAGGGTCTTTGATGGAGAAAGGTGGTACTATAGCTCGACTACGAATCTGGATTCCGTTCAAGAGGAATTGGATAGACTTGCCTGTCTTGCAAAAAGGAATCCCGCTATCGAAGAAAACAGAATCGTTCGCAAATTCGAAGTCAACAAGGGATCCTATTTGAGCTACGAAAAAGATGAAGATTTCTCTCTAGTCTCTCTCAGTGAAAAATACGATTTGCTCTCAAGTTATTTTCCTCTCATTGGAGAGAGCGAGCTTGTGAAATTCTTGAGAGGTCAATATATTGATCAGAGAGTTGTTAAGAGCTTCTTTTCAAGCAAAGGTGCAGATCTCACATTTGATTATCAACGGGTCGGCTTCAGACTGCTCTATCAGATGGTTTGTGGTGAGGATCAGTTCATGGAAAGATTTGATCTGGCGGGAAATACACTGGATGTGATTAAAGATCTCCACGAGGAAGTTGGGCAGACAGTTAAGACCTCTGAAGATTTCATAAGAAATGCCAAACCCGTCACCCCAGGAAAATATCCGGTTATTCTATCTCCTGAAGCTGCAGGGGTATTTGCCCATGAGAGTTTTGGACATAAGAGCGAAGCAGACTTCATGCTTGGAGACAAGACCATGATGGAAGAGTGGAAGATTGGACGAAAAGTCGGAAGTGAAGTACTCTCAATCATCGACGACGGAAACAAACCGGGAGTTGGGCATGTTGCATTCGATGACGAAGGAACGAAGGCGGTTGAAACTTACCTGATAAGAGACGGTTATCTGTCGGGAAGATTGCACAGCGCAGAGACCGCAGCTGCCCTGGAAGAGGAATTGACGGGAAACGCCAGAGCCGTCAACTTCGAGTATGAACCAGTAGTGAGGATGACAACAACTTTCATATCTCCTGGAGAATTGTCTTTTGAAGAACTTCTTTCCGGGATTAAAGATGGCGTCTATGTCGATTCCCTCAATCACGGGTCTGGAATGTCGACCTTTACGCTTGCACCAAACAGGGCTTATTTGATAAGAGAAGGGAAGATTACGGAGCCGGTCAAGATTTCCGTTGTAACTGGGAGCGTTTTCCAGACGTTGAACGAGATAGAAGGGCTTACTGAGGACTTCAAACTTCTCTCATTCTCTCTTGGAGGGTGTGGAAAGATGGAGCAGTTTCCTCTTCCAGTTGGATTTGGCGGACCTTTTGTTCGAGTCCGTTCGCTGAACGTTCATTAAGGAGGTGCTATCTATGACAGAAGAGAAGTTGGTAGTCCATTATATAGAGAATGCAGTGAAGATTGTTCAGACTCGTGTTAGCTCACTGAGAAAAAAGGATGTTCTGCGTACTTCTGTTCGGCTTTACGACGGTAAATCGATGGGAGTTGCAGGTTCGCTTGGCGAATGCGATGAAACAGAGCTCAACGCCAGAGCTAAACGGTCTCTGGAGCTGGGAATACCTTATCCCTCCGAGGCAACGAAAGATCTGGAACGAGAAGAATACGTCCAGTCCGATCTCCAAAACAGTGCGGAGCTGCTTGAAGCAACCGAAGAGATTCTTGAAAGGCTTAGGACCGACCAACCTGAGTTTAGCTTCAGTCACATCTTTAGGAGTAGCAAGACTGAATCTCAACTGAGAAACAATCTGGGCCTTAATCTAAAATCCTCAAGAGAATCGGTAAGTCTGTCACTCGTAATAAAAGACAAGAAATCATCGAATATTATCGATGCGATGACAGGTTACGAGGGCAGGAAGTTCCAGAAGAAGAGATTTATTGAACTTACTAACATGATTTGTGAAGCCTACAAGAATCAGCTCGATGGAATCGAAGAGGGAGAATATCCGGTGGTGTTCATGTCAGACGATATCACCTACTACAAGAAGCTATATGAGTCCCTTAACGGAATGCTGTTTGCAACAGGTGGATCACTGCTTTCCGGGAAGACTGATATGAAAGTCTTCTCTGAGAAGCTCAACCTTTTGCAGACCAGAAATGTCATGGACGGTTTCAATGAACCCTTCTTCGATTCGGAAGGGACGGTAAATGATGCCGATCGATTCGCTTTGATCGAAAACGGTGTAGTAAAATCCCCGTATACAGATAAGAAGACGTCGTCCACTTTTGGTTTGCCGCTCACTGGCTCTGCCGGTGGAGAATTCGATGGGCTACCTGAACTTGGCACGCCGATGCTCAAGTTCTCTGAATCGGAAGAGACCGTGAAGCAGCTTCTGCGAGGTCAGAAGGGCATCTTTGTTCTTATCGCCAGCGGCGGAGACTTCACTCAGGATGGTCATTTTGCGACTCCTGCCCAGCTAGCTTTCTTGTTTGATGGTGAAAGGTTTATTGGAAGACTACCAGAGATCAGCATTTCTTCACATCTGTATGAGATGTTTGGAAAAGACTTTCGTGGAGTTTCAATGGATGACTTTCTTGGGCTCGAAAACGCAAAACTGACCGTAATGAATATGAAAGTGGAGAAACTGTAGTGTTTCCGGCTGATAAATGAGGAGCCCCTCCAGCTATTCTGGGAGACAGTTTTTTGAACTGAATCAGGAGGTGTTCGATGCACTCGATAGCTATACTTGGAGCGGGGATGATGGGGAACGTCCACGCGAGAGCCTACAGGGACATGAACCAAACGAGTTCCATCTGGATAGTCGATCCAGTCGCAAGCAGGGCAAGAGTGCTCGCGGAGAGTTATGGAGCGGTTGTTGCCAGCTTTGAGGAAGTCCTTGAAAACGACGGTATAGATATAGTGGACATCTGCACGCCGACATTCACTCACAGGGATCTTGCCATCAGGGCGCTGGAGGTTGGGAAGCATGTCTTCTGTGAAAAGCCCGTTGCTCTGAAGCTGGGAGACGCCAGAGCAATGGACGAAGCGGCCGGAAAGAGCGGCATGAAGTTCATGGTAGGTCATGTCGTACGCTTCTTTCCGCAATATAGTGTGGTAAAGGAACTCTCTGTGGCAAGGGATATCGGTGAGATTGTGATGGCGCGGCTCTACAGAGGCGGCTCTTTCCCCTCTCATGGGATTGACAATTGGTTTGCAGATCCAGAAAAGAGCGGAGGCGTCTTTGTTGATCTATCCATACACGATTTCGATTTTCTCAGAAAACTACTCGGTCCAGTGACCACGGTTGAAGCCAGGTCCTCCATGCTGAGTTCCGATAAGAAAAAGAGCTCTTTCGATCATGGGATGGCAATTCTGAAGTTCAAGTCCGGCGCTCTGGCGCACGTTGAAGGTAGTTGGGCCGAACCGCCCGGGATGCCCGTCGGCTTTGGGACGTTCTACGAATTCATCGGGACCAGGGGAATGATCACCAACAGTTACGAGAGAGAAACGACACTTAAGCTGCAAACCTCGATCGACGGAAACCCAAAATACGCACAGGAAAATCCCGCTCATTTTGATCCTTACGCTGCTGAGCTGAAATCGTTCTTACTCTCGGTAGATGAAAATAAGGAAGTACCTGTGAACGGAAAAGAGGCCATCGAGTCGTTGAGAATCGCACTGGCGGCCAACCTGTCGGCAAAACTGCTCAGACCGGTCGAACTTTCGGAGGTGCACTGAGATGATGAAAATCGGGATTCTCGGTATTGCACATATGCACGGTTACAGTTATGCGAGAGCGTTGAATGGAATGAATGATGTCGAGATTACTGGGCTTTACGACGACGATGGATACAGAATGAACAAAGCATGCAGAGAACTTGGGATTAAGTCCTGCGAACATCCCGAAGAACTCGTTGCCGGAAGCGATGGAGTGATAGTAACTAGCGAGAACTCGACTCACAGGGAGTTCGTTGAGATCGCCGCTCGAAAGGGGAAACACGTTCTCTGCGAAAAGCCGATCGCAACAACCGTAGAAGACGCAAATGCAATGGTGGAGATCTGCAAGGAGAATAACGTTAAACTTCAAATGGCCTTTCCGGTTAGGTACAGCGCCTCTGTCAGAAAGGCCAAAGAGATTATAGGGGCCGGTTTTCTGGGCGATGTAATCAACTTGGTCGGGACTAACCATGGGAGAATGCCTGGCGGGTGGTTCACGGATCCCGAGCTGAGTGGTGGCGGAGCCGTGATGGATCATACCGTTCATGTGGTCGACATTGTGAGGTGGCTTCTTGACTGTGAATTCACAACGGTCTACGCCACTTTCGGTACCCTGATACACGATATATGGGTCGAGGATTGCGGACTGGAGATGTTCAAACTCTCGACAGGCCAGTACATGACATTGGACTGCAGCTGGTCGAGACCAAGGGCACACCCTTATTGGGGAGATGTTACGTTGCGCATTGTAGGAACAAAGGGAACACTCTTTCTGGACGTCTTCAACTCGAAAATCGAAGTCTACTCAAATGAAAGTGGTTCAAGCTGGGAGAATTACGGTGATAATCTAGATCAGCTATTGATTGAGGAGTTTGTAGAAGTGCTCAGGTCAGGTAGAAGCCCGTTTACGATAGGGGAAGATGGATTACAAGCCTTGAAGGTAGTTTGTTCTGCCTACAGGAGTCTTAAAGAGGGAACAGAGACGAAAATTGTCTAGCACCGTTCCAGTATTTTCTTCTCAGTTTTCAGCTCTGGGGTATAATCAAGAAGAGATGAACACAGTTATGAGGTGAGCTAATTGGAGCATCAGTACGATCGAAGAAAACTGGAGCAGGAGTTTGACAACCTTCCTGAGGCTTCCCCGATAGCAGACATCGACCCATTCAAGGGAGACATAATTGCTATGGTTGGGGCGCTTGCACTCGACTATCTTGAGCTAGGTTTGGAAGACACTTTGCTGGACATTGGAACGGGTCGGGGAAGATGGGCTGTGGCTGCGAGTCCTTACTGCAAGAAAGTAATTGGAATCGATATAAGCAGAAGGATGTTGGAGGATGCCAGAATAAATGTGGCCAGTTCTGGTGTCGAAAACGTTGAATTCTTCAGGGGCTCCTTTGAGGACCCTTGTGAAGAGACGGATGTTTTTCGGCAAAATGTGAATAAGGTCGTCGCAATCTATTCTCTTCACCATCTTACTGATCCGATGAAGAAGGAGGCCGTCTCTGGGTTGGCTGAAATGCTCGTGAGACCTGGGAGAATCGTTATAGGTGATATCATGTGGTTTGACGATCCGGGTAAGCACAAAGATGCGTGGGACAAAGTATATTTTGACGACAACGAAACAGATCACCCGGCGAGCATTTCATTTATGAGAGAAGTTTTCGAGGCCTCCGGCGCGAGTGAAATCGAGATTCTTCAGGTCCATCCGCTAGTGGGGTTGATAAGTGCAACCTTTCTCTAGAATGATTCATGGCAAGTATGAGATGATTAGCAACCTGTCTACTGGCGATAGTTCATAAAGAGACTGTTACTGTCTGAAGTGCTCCGCTCGATTTGCAGCTAAGCTTTCCTGACTTTTCGGCAATAAGAGTACTTCAGGACTCGAAGTCTTCGGCTTTCTTCTGCAGACTCCTATGCAAGCCCTTATTGAAGAGCAATGATGGTGATAAAAGGCTACTCTTTGGTAGTAACCTTCGTTCCGTACACCCCAGCTCCGGGATCAAATCCCCTCTTTCGGGCTATCTCTTCCACGGTCTTCTGAAGGACATTCATCATGGGAATCGACGCAAGCACCTCATCGAGGCCCTCGGAAACGTATACGGTCTCAACGCTCTCGTTGTTTGAGTTAGAAAGAGTTATCAAGTCACACTTGTCCGAAATGTCGCTGTGAAGTTCCTGCATTAAGTCGTGAGTGGCTCCGGTTGGATTCAAGGTAAGTACAACGGGTCTGTCTATCAAAAGCTCAACCGGGCCATGCCTGAAAGCAGCACCTGTGTAGAATATCAAGCTCATTTTCGCAACTTCAGCAAACATTAGTCTTGCCATCCTGCCTACCCCGATTCCAAATCCTCTGGCCACAAGTATCCTCTCCCTCTTTTCAGAGAGGAGAGTCGCGAGCCATGAAACATCAAGTGCAAGAGCTTCTTCCATCCTGGAAGGCAATTTAGAGAAGTCAATCTGCCTGGCCGTCTTAGAAGCTGCGATTATCAGCATCAAAACAATGCTATTCACAAAGGTCTTTGTGGCTCCCATAGATCTCTCATTACCCGCATTGAGAAGGAAAACTCTCTCATCAGGGAAATTTCTTGACGCACTACTCCGGCTGTTGTTTGTTATTATGGCCATCCTCCGTACAAGAGCCCTGTTGTCCTCGATGAACCTAATCAGTTCGGCGCTCTCTCCAGACTGGCTTATTAAGAAGATTGTCGTATACTTCTTGATTAGTTCTGTAAATGAATAAGCGATTATCTCAGACAACTCCGAGCTTACTGCGTCGATACCGGAGGACCTGAGAAAGGAAGCGGCCACTTCTGCAGCGTGGAAAGACGCCCCCATTCCGGTGAATAACACTTTGTCAAAGTCCAGTCCCTCTGCTCTTGCGGATAAAACGTCGGATGTTGAAATCAGCTTTCTGACTGCTTCGGGTTGTTCCAACATATCCATCATGAATTTCGACATTCAGACCATCCCTTCTTCAAATAATTCATTGATCCCGCCATCGTGTTTGGCTCTCCTTTATGAGTTTATCATCAAAGGGCAGGGTTTTGACTAACTGCCCTAATCGGTGCCATAATCATTACGGAGGTGAAGATATGTCACTATTCAAAACAACGGATGGCACACAGATCTATTTTGAAGAACATGGAAATGAGAAGAATTCACCTCTTCTCATACTAAACGGCATTATGATGTCAACGCCATCATGGGCGGGTTTCATCTCGGGTTTCACTAAGCATTTCAGGCTGATCTTGATGGATTTCAGAGATCAGGGCCGGTCAGAAAGAAAGGACCTGCAATACCACATCTCCGTTCACAAGAGTGATGTTGTTGATCTTCTAGATCACCTGAAAATTGCTCAAGCAAACATAGTTGGCCTTTCCTATGGCGGACAGGTCGCTGAAATGCTGGCTATTGCCAATCCTGACAGAGTCAAATCATTAGTGCTTGCAAACACTCCGGCTAGGATCTCACCTTATCTCGCAGAACTAGGTGAAGCATGGAAAGAAGCGGCCGAGCTTTTCGACGGCGAGCGATTTTTCAAACTGGCAATACCTTTCATCTACTCAGATTACTTCTACAATCGAAACCTTGCATGGCTGAAGGAGCGTCAGAAGATGTTCAAATCAACACTCAACAGAGAATGGTTTGAAGGATTCATAAGACTTATCTCTTCAAATCCTGATTTCAACGTTCTGGATGAACTAGATGAGATTCAGTGCCCGACGCTACTTCTTGGCGCCGATCGGGACATCATTACTCCGATAGAAGAGATGAAAATGATCCATGAAAGAGTCAGAAACTCAGAATTTCTTATTATAAAGGATGCCGGTCACGGAGCTTTCCTTGAAAAGTCGGAAGAGTTTATGACGGCAATTATCGGCTTCGTACTCAAAAATTGTTAGAAAAAGTGACGATTTGGGAGTTATTCATCTTCATTCACCGATAATCATCAATAAACGGCATTAGTCGAACTTAGCAACCGGATCAATTTAGTGTATTGTAAAAGTGAGAGATGATTCATCTTTCATATATGAGAGGTGAATCACGACACGCAAAGCATAAGGGGTGATCTTGTTGAGTTCAGTTCCGGTAATTGGTATAGCGGGGATCGGGACATACATACCTGAGACCTTCATGACTCCAGAGGAAATTGCCGAGGTAACAGGCATTCCGCAAGATGTAATTGAACTGAAATTTGGAGTGAAGAGAAGACTCGTTCCTGGTCCTGAAGAGACCACAAGCAATTTGGGAATCAAAGCGGCATTGAAAGCTCTTGAAAATGCCGGAACGGATCCCAAAGACCTTGATCTGATAATCTGGAACGGTGCACAGCATAAAGATTACCCATGCTGGCTGGCCGGGTTGAAGGTTGCTGACGAAATCGGTGCCAAAAACGCTTGGTCTTTTGATATGGAAGCGATGTGTGGATCTATGATGGCCGGCATTGACGTGGCGAAGAGTCTCATGATCGCTAGAGACGATGTTGATACTGTTCTGCTCGTGAGCGGCTACAGAAATGTGGACCTTATGAATCTTTCTGAGGCATCCACCTCATTCATGCTTGATGTAGGAGCGAGCGGAGCTGCTGTGGTTCTTAAGAAAAGCCATAATGAGAATGTCGTTCTATCTTCGGCGTTTAAGGGTGACGGATCATTCTCCGAGCTGTGTGTTGTTCCGGTAGGAGGAACTAAAAAGTGGCCTATGAGTCCCGAAGACACATTGAGTTATCATTTCTCCGTCCAAGGAGACACTGCAGAATTCAAGAAACGCCTTGGAGAGACTACAATGCCGAATTTCTACTGGGTAATTGGAGAGTCACTCAGAAAGAGCGGCTATTCTGAAAGTGATATCGATTATTTAGCAATTTTGCATTTCAAAAGATCGGCTCATTTTGCAGTTCTTGAAGAGCTCGGGCTAAAGGAAGATCAGAGTACTTACCTTGATTACTACGGCCATCTTGGACAAAATGATCAGATTCTCTCGATTGAATTAGGGTTGAAAGAAGGGAAGATCAAAGATGGCGATGTGATCGTTATGGTAGGTGCCGGATTAGGCTTCGTCTGGGCAGCGACGACAGTAAAATGGGGCAAGAATTAGGAGGCGAAAAGGTGAGAATGGAAGGTAAAGTCGTCATCATAACTGGTGGCGCGAGTGGACTGGGTAAAGCGGCAGTCGAAAA
Above is a genomic segment from Mesotoga sp. UBA6090 containing:
- a CDS encoding Gfo/Idh/MocA family protein encodes the protein MHSIAILGAGMMGNVHARAYRDMNQTSSIWIVDPVASRARVLAESYGAVVASFEEVLENDGIDIVDICTPTFTHRDLAIRALEVGKHVFCEKPVALKLGDARAMDEAAGKSGMKFMVGHVVRFFPQYSVVKELSVARDIGEIVMARLYRGGSFPSHGIDNWFADPEKSGGVFVDLSIHDFDFLRKLLGPVTTVEARSSMLSSDKKKSSFDHGMAILKFKSGALAHVEGSWAEPPGMPVGFGTFYEFIGTRGMITNSYERETTLKLQTSIDGNPKYAQENPAHFDPYAAELKSFLLSVDENKEVPVNGKEAIESLRIALAANLSAKLLRPVELSEVH
- a CDS encoding Gfo/Idh/MocA family protein, translating into MMKIGILGIAHMHGYSYARALNGMNDVEITGLYDDDGYRMNKACRELGIKSCEHPEELVAGSDGVIVTSENSTHREFVEIAARKGKHVLCEKPIATTVEDANAMVEICKENNVKLQMAFPVRYSASVRKAKEIIGAGFLGDVINLVGTNHGRMPGGWFTDPELSGGGAVMDHTVHVVDIVRWLLDCEFTTVYATFGTLIHDIWVEDCGLEMFKLSTGQYMTLDCSWSRPRAHPYWGDVTLRIVGTKGTLFLDVFNSKIEVYSNESGSSWENYGDNLDQLLIEEFVEVLRSGRSPFTIGEDGLQALKVVCSAYRSLKEGTETKIV
- a CDS encoding class I SAM-dependent methyltransferase; this translates as MEHQYDRRKLEQEFDNLPEASPIADIDPFKGDIIAMVGALALDYLELGLEDTLLDIGTGRGRWAVAASPYCKKVIGIDISRRMLEDARINVASSGVENVEFFRGSFEDPCEETDVFRQNVNKVVAIYSLHHLTDPMKKEAVSGLAEMLVRPGRIVIGDIMWFDDPGKHKDAWDKVYFDDNETDHPASISFMREVFEASGASEIEILQVHPLVGLISATFL
- a CDS encoding SIS domain-containing protein; translated protein: MSKFMMDMLEQPEAVRKLISTSDVLSARAEGLDFDKVLFTGMGASFHAAEVAASFLRSSGIDAVSSELSEIIAYSFTELIKKYTTIFLISQSGESAELIRFIEDNRALVRRMAIITNNSRSSASRNFPDERVFLLNAGNERSMGATKTFVNSIVLMLIIAASKTARQIDFSKLPSRMEEALALDVSWLATLLSEKRERILVARGFGIGVGRMARLMFAEVAKMSLIFYTGAAFRHGPVELLIDRPVVLTLNPTGATHDLMQELHSDISDKCDLITLSNSNNESVETVYVSEGLDEVLASIPMMNVLQKTVEEIARKRGFDPGAGVYGTKVTTKE
- a CDS encoding alpha/beta fold hydrolase, translating into MSLFKTTDGTQIYFEEHGNEKNSPLLILNGIMMSTPSWAGFISGFTKHFRLILMDFRDQGRSERKDLQYHISVHKSDVVDLLDHLKIAQANIVGLSYGGQVAEMLAIANPDRVKSLVLANTPARISPYLAELGEAWKEAAELFDGERFFKLAIPFIYSDYFYNRNLAWLKERQKMFKSTLNREWFEGFIRLISSNPDFNVLDELDEIQCPTLLLGADRDIITPIEEMKMIHERVRNSEFLIIKDAGHGAFLEKSEEFMTAIIGFVLKNC
- a CDS encoding 3-oxoacyl-ACP synthase, which gives rise to MSSVPVIGIAGIGTYIPETFMTPEEIAEVTGIPQDVIELKFGVKRRLVPGPEETTSNLGIKAALKALENAGTDPKDLDLIIWNGAQHKDYPCWLAGLKVADEIGAKNAWSFDMEAMCGSMMAGIDVAKSLMIARDDVDTVLLVSGYRNVDLMNLSEASTSFMLDVGASGAAVVLKKSHNENVVLSSAFKGDGSFSELCVVPVGGTKKWPMSPEDTLSYHFSVQGDTAEFKKRLGETTMPNFYWVIGESLRKSGYSESDIDYLAILHFKRSAHFAVLEELGLKEDQSTYLDYYGHLGQNDQILSIELGLKEGKIKDGDVIVMVGAGLGFVWAATTVKWGKN